The proteins below are encoded in one region of Sphaerodactylus townsendi isolate TG3544 linkage group LG06, MPM_Stown_v2.3, whole genome shotgun sequence:
- the TES gene encoding testin, giving the protein MDLESKVKKMGLGHEEGFGAPCLKCKDKCEGFELHFWRKICRNCKCGQEEHDVPTSNEDDRKVGKLFEDTKYTTLIAKLKSDGIPVYKRNVMILTNPVAAKKNVSINTVTYEWAPPVQNQTLARHYMQMLPKDKQPVAGSEGAQYRKKQLAKQLPAHDQDPSKCHELTPNEVKQMEQFVKKYKNEALGVGDVKLPSEVEVKGSEKHVPSNGERGTSATVGAMENKLAGQKASQYSCFLCKLNMKEGDPAVYAERAGYDKLWHPACFVCCTCGELLVDMIYFWKNGKLYCGRHYCDSEKPRCAGCDELIFSNEYTQAEGQSWHLKHFCCFDCDCVLAGEIYVMVNEKPVCKPCYVKNHAVVCQGCHNAIDPEVQRVSYNNFNWHATTECFLCSCCSKCLIGQKFMPVEGMVFCSVECKKKMMS; this is encoded by the exons AAAAATATGTCGAAACTGCAAGTGTGGCCAAGAGGAGCATGATGTTCCCACCAGCAACGAGGATGATCGTAAAGTGGGGAAGCTCTTTGAAGACACAAAATATACAACCCTTATTGCCAAGCTGAAGTCTGATGGCATCCCTGTGTACAAGCGCAATGTCATGATACTGACAAATCCAGTTGCAGCCAAGAAGAACGTGTCCATCAACACAGTAACATATGAGTGGGCGCCTCCTGTTCAGAATCAAACCCTG GCAAGACACTATATGCAGATGCTTCCAAAGGACAAACAGCCCGTGGCTGGCTCGGAAGGTGCTCAGTACAGAAAGAAACAGTTGGCGAAGCAGCTGCCTGCTCACGATCAGGATCCTTCCAAATGCCACGAGCTGACTCCTAATGAGGTGAAGCAGATGGAGCAGTTTGTGAAGAAATACAAGAATGAGGCGCTTGGAGTGGGAGATGTCAAGCTCCCAAGTGAAGTGGAAGTAAAAGGCAGCGAGAAACATGTTCCGAGTAATGGAGAGAGGGGCACCTCGGCCACAGTAGGAGCGATGGAAAACAAGTTGGCTGGTCAGAAGGCATCCCaatat TCATGCTTCTTGTGCAAGCTGAACATGAAAGAAGGAGACCCAGCTGTCTATGCTGAGCGTGCTGGTTATGACAAGCTCTGGCACCCTGCTTGTTTTGTCTGCTGTACCTGCGGGGAACTCCTCGTAGACATGATCTACTTCTGGAAGAATGGCAAGCTGTACTGTGGCAGACACTACTGTGACAGCGAAAAACCCCGCTGTGCTGGATGTGATGAG CTTATATTCAGCAATGAATACACCCAAGCAGAAGGTCAAAGCTGGCACTTGAAACACTTCTGCTGCTTCGACTGTGACTGTGTCTTGGCCGGTGAGATCTATGTCATGGTAAATGAAAAGCCTGTCTGCAAACCATGCTACGTAAAGAACCATGCTGTG GTCTGCCAAGGTTGCCACAATGCCATAGACCCAGAAGTTCAACGTGTGAGCTACAACAACTTTAACTGGCATGCAACCACAGAGTGTTTCCTGTGCTCTTGTTGTAGCAAGTGCCTCATTGGCCAGAAGTTTATGCCAGTTGAAGGAATGGTCTTCTGTTCTGTGGAATGTAAGAAGAAGATGATGTCCTAA